The Vitis riparia cultivar Riparia Gloire de Montpellier isolate 1030 chromosome 10, EGFV_Vit.rip_1.0, whole genome shotgun sequence genome includes a region encoding these proteins:
- the LOC117922968 gene encoding lysine-specific demethylase JMJ25-like: MAVMFVKQELPIREPQRAPRNSKRKIQQRVKEENGGDDDPDYVDSPSRRGKSSVKKTKVTQEVKSSQAGRPSTLRWNPPNKERDTEDELVMTEWTESEAMVLMKIKSRKRKTENLDAVTTKKTGSSDREEKIFKSVNSMNPSSPSLTSTSSDSVLGSDGNSNCSSRRRAAMTKKGNGGDRLKCHQCMRSDRRIVVPCTKCKSKLYCIQCIKQWYPNISEVEIAELCPFCRRNCNCNLCLHSSGMVKTAKTDISDGEKVQHLLYLIKTLFPYLKQIYEEQTQEIEVEANIQGIPSSGITIPVSSCPSDERVYCNHCATSIVDLHRSCPKCCYELCLSCCKEIRKGNLLRHTAVDFQYVERGFDYMHGEDPLPESYYMGTVGHDVEPLTEWNANKDGSIICAPKEMGGCGGSLLQLKHILPEDRILDLKERAEQVMMKFGTEQARNRSTNGSEMVKRASSREGTDDNYLYCPASHDILKEEEFLNFQRHWAKGEPVIVCNVLEQTTGLSWEPMVMWRALCENMDSKMSLKMSEVKAEECLSSCQVDISTRQFFKGYTEGRSYDNLWPEMLKLKDWPPSDKFENLLPRHCDEFISALPFQEYTDPRAGFLNLAVKLPNTILKPDLGPKTYIAYGIAEELGRGDSVTKLHCDMSDAVNILTHTAEVVLDDNQRLAVERLKKKHRAQDKRENLVPPCQQEEDLPISRITVTENEDEEEGPYFPGFLPPGKTEKTGSALWDIFRREDVPKLQDYLRKHSKEFRHVFCSPVNRVVHPIHDQSFYLTLEHKKKLKEEYGIEPWTFEQRIGEAVFIPAGCPHQVRNLKSCTKVAVDFVSPENIHECIRLTEEFRQLPKNHRVREDKLEIKKMIVYAVAQSLKDFYLLASG, from the exons ATGGCTGTAATGTTTGTGAAGCAAGAACTACCCATCCGTGAACCGCAAAGGGCTCCAAGAAACTCAAAGAGAAAAATTCAGCAACGGGTGAAGGAGGAAAATGGTGGTGATGATGATCCAGATTATGTGGATTCCCCTTCAAGGAGAGGCAAATCTTCAGTTAAGAAAACAAAGGTAACTCAAGAAGTCAAGAGCTCCCAAGCTGGAAGACCTTCAACCTTGCGGTGGAACCCCCCAAATAAGGAAAGAGACACTGAAGATGAGTTAGTAATGACTGAATGGACCGAAAGCGAAGCAATGGTTCTGATGAAGATCAAATCAAGGAAGCGTAAAACCGAAAATCTTGATGCTGTTACGACGAAAAAGACAGGGTCAAGTGACAGAGAAGAGAAAATATTTAAGTCTGTGAACTCTATGAATCCTTCATCTCCTTCATTGACTTCAACCTCATCAGATTCTGTCTTGGGTAGTGATGGAAATAGCAATTGTAGCTCCAGGAGACGTGCAGCAATGACTAAGAAA GGCAATGGAGGAGATCGTTTGAAGTGCCATCAGTGTATGAGAAGCGATAGAAGAATTGTTGTTCCCTGCACCAAatgtaaatcaaaattatattgcaTACAGTGCATCAAGCAATG GTATCCCAACATATCAGAAGTAGAAATTGCAGAGCTTTGCCCGTTTTGCCGTAGAAATTGCAACTGTAACCTGTGCCTGCATTCCAGTGGGATGGTTAAG ACAGCGAAGACTGATATCAGTGATGGTGAAAAGGTTCAGCATCTTCTGTATTTGATCAAGACACTTTTTCCTTATCTTAAACAAATTTATGAAGAGCAAACACAGGAGATAGAGGTTGAGGCTAATATTCAAG GGATACCATCTTCTGGAATTACAATACCAGTGTCTTCATGCCCCAGTGATGAGCGTGTCTATTG CAACCATTGTGCAACTTCAATTGTTGACCTCCACCGAAGCTGCCCAAAATGTTGTTATGAGCTCTGCCTCAGCTGTTGCAAGGAGATTCGGAAGGGAAACCTTTTAAGGCACACTGCAGTGGATTTCCAGTATGTGGAGAGAGGATTTGATTATATGCATGGCGAAGATCCTTTACCAGAATCCTATTATATGGGAACGGTTGGGCATGATGTTGAGCCATTGACTGAATGGAATGCCAATAAGGATGGAAGCATTATCTGTGCCCCAAAAGAAATGGGTGGATGTGGTGGTAGTTTATTGCAGCTCAAGCATATCCTCCCGGAAGACaggattttagatttgaaaGAGAGAGCAGAACAAGTGATGATGAAATTTGGGACTGAACAAGCTAGGAACCGTTCGACAAATGGCTCTGAGATGGTGAAGAGAGCATCTTCTAGAGAAGGCACTGATGACAATTACTTGTACTGTCCAGCTTCACATGACATTTTAAAGGAGGAGGAATTTTTGAACTTCCAGAGGCATTGGGCTAAAGGCGAACCAGTGATTGTTTGTAATGTCCTAGAGCAGACAACTGGTTTAAGCTGGGAGCCCATGGTCATGTGGCGGGCACTTTGCGAAAACATGGATTCCAAGATGAGTTTGAAGATGTCAGAAGTGAAGGCCGAGGAATGCCTATCTAGCTGCCAG GTAGATATCAGTACACGCCAATTTTTCAAAGGCTACACAGAAGGAAGATCATATGATAATTTATGGCCTGAAATGCTGAAACTGAAGGACTGGCCCCCATCTGATAAATTTGAGAATCTTTTGCCTCGCCACTGTGATGAGTTCATCAGCGCATTGCCATTTCAGGAATATACAGACCCTAGGGCTGGCTTCCTTAACCTTGCTGTAAAGTTGCCAAATACCATTCTCAAACCAGACTTGGGTCCAAAAACGTACATTGCTTATGGGATTGCTGAGGAGCTTGGCAGGGGGGATTCAGTAACTAAGCTTCACTGTGATATGTCAGATGCA GTGAATATTTTGACACACACTGCAGAGGTAGTTCTAGATGACAATCAACGCCTGGCAGTTGAAAGGTTGAAGAAGAAACACCGAGCCCAAGATAAGAGGGAAAATCTTGTTCCACCATGTCAGCAAGAGGAAGATTTGCCTATCTCTAGGATTACAGTAACAGAAAATGAGGATGAGGAAGAAGGGCCCTACTTTCCTGGTTTCCTCCCACCAGGGAAGACAGAGAAAACCGGCAGTGCTCTGTGGGATATTTTCAGGAGGGAAGATGTGCCCAAACTACAGGACTACCTTAGAAAGCACTCCAAAGAATTTAGGCATGTGTTTTGTTCTCCTGTAAACAGG GTTGTTCATCCGATTCACGATCAATCATTCTATTTGACTTTGGAGCACAAGAAGAAACTCAAGGAGGAATATG GAATTGAACCTTGGACATTTGAACAAAGAATTGGTGAGGCAGTATTCATTCCTGCAGGATGCCCACATCAAGTCAGAAATCTCAAG TCATGCACAAAAGTTGCTGTGGACTTCGTCTCTCCAGAAAATATCCATGAATGCATCAGGCTGACAGAGGAGTTCCGCCAACTTCCTAAGAACCACAGGGTCAGAGAAGACAAGCTCGAG ataaagaaaatgattgtaTATGCAGTGGCTCAATCTCTTAAAGATTTCTACTTGCTGGCATCAGGCTGA